Within Pelotomaculum schinkii, the genomic segment AGCCATGTGCCAGGTACTTGTCTTTATGCCCATCGTCTTTGTGGAAGGGCTGGCCGGCATATTGTTTAAACCCCTGGCTTTAACCGTGAGTTTTTCCCATATCGCCGCTTTATTTGCCGCTTTAACGCTGGTGCCAATGCTTTCTTCAAAGCTATTGCAAAGTGTCCCCCCGCCTGAAGCGGTTTTTGAAGGAAAAAGCAAAAACCCTGCCGTCCATTTTGGACGTCTCTTGCACAGGCTGAACGAACGTTACGGAAAACTTCTGCGGTGGGCTTTGGACCACAGAAAGAGAGTCGTCGGGTTAGTTGTTTTGGCACTGGCCTTGAGCCTGGCCGCCACGCCATTAATCGGGACCGAGTTCATACCCAATATGGACCAGGGCGAACTGACCGTAGACGTCAAACTGCCGGCCGGGACCAAGCTGGAAGAAACAAAACAATTCGCTGAAAACATTGAAGACCTGATCAGGCATGAAATCAGTGATGTCGACCATATCTTTGCCACAGTCGGCGGCGGCGGCGCCTATTCCATGAGCAGCGGAGGCTCCCGGGAGGCTTCTTTGCAGGTAAAACTGAAGCCCTTGGACGAACGCCGGATTACAACCACTGAGGCCGCGGAACAATTACGCCGGATTCTGGCCAAGGTGCCGGGAGCTGAGATAAATGTAACTACCGGGTCGGCAATGTCAACCGGCAGCGCGATTGATATTTCCATACGCGGCGATGACCTGGAGGTATTAGAAGAGCTGGGCGACCAGGTGCTCAATATCGTTAAAGAAACCGCCGGGACTAGAAATGCCGTAAACTCCCTGGCCGATGCCAGTTATGAACTGCAGGTGGTTGTAGACCGGGAGCAAGCCGCCCGCTATGGCCTTTCCGCCAGCCAGGTGCTGTCCGCGGTCCGCAATTCTTTTGACGGACAGGTTGTCAGCCGGATGCGCACCGGCGATAACGAGGTGGATATCAGGCTGGAAACCACCGACAGTTTAACCGCCACATCAGATACCCTGGCCAACCTGACCATTGTATCTCCCACCGGCGCCAGGGTGCCGGTAACCTCAGTGGCGCAGATCGTAACCGACAAGGCCCCGCAGCAAATTTCCAGGTACACCCAAAACCGGGAGGTCAGTATTACCGCTGACATTGCCGGCCGGGACCTGGGCAGTATTAATGCGGAAATCCAGGCAAAGCTGGACAACCTTGCTGTCCCTGAAGGTTACCTGGTTGAGTTTGGCGGCCAGGCCGAGGATATGGCGGAATCGTTCGGCTCCCTGGGGCTGGCCTTGCTGCTGGCTATTGTGCTGGTATATATGTTCATGGTTGCCCAGTTTGAATCTTTGTTCCAACCCTTTATCATTATGTTTGCCCTACCCCCCACCTTTGTCGGGGTGGTCCTGGGATTGGGCTTGACCGGACACCACCTGAGCGTGCCGGCTTTGATCGGCGCTATTATGCTGGTTGGCATTGTTCTAAACAACTCCATTGTGCTGGTTGATTACATTAACACCCTGCGCAAAAAGGGTTACGATCTCAGGGAGGCTATTCTGGAAGCCGGACCGGTCAGGCTGCGCCCCATCCTGATGACCGCGCTTACCACCATCCTGGCGCTCCTGCCTCTGGCTTTCGGTACTGGTGAAGGCTCCGAAGGACAGGCGCCGATGGCCGTGGTGGTGGCCTTTGGTCTAACCCTGTCGACGCTTATCACCCTGGTTTTTGTGCCCGTTGTGTATACTATTTTTGATGATTGGGGCAAAAAAATAAGCCAGAGGCTCAGCAGGAAGGCAAACGCCCAGGTGACCTCATAAAGTAGATACAGGCGCAAAACATACAAATTAGTTTCTCACGCTTATCACTGGCCGGTAGAGGACAAAACTAAGCAATGTGGTTGAGAACTTTGTGTTCTCGCGAGTAGTTGCCCACGCCGCTATCGCGGGGCCACGCGTCATGAAAACACCGGCGATGTAGGCGCGATTTCAATCGCACACGGCGCGCCAGCGCCGGACTTGTGGCAGCCAATGCTGCATTTGTGCGAATGAATTCGCACCTACATTTTCAGAATTAGATAACACTGCAAATAAATAAAAGGCAAAGAGTTATCGCGTTGGCGCAGGCTCCTTGCCTTTTATCTTGCCCTTATTTCCGTTACCTTCTTGCCCTTTTTCCCATAATAATATGGTATTGGATACTGGTGTCCCTTAATTTCCTTGTAAGAACCTCTTTTTCACCCAGGTCCTGGCACTCGGCTATGGATTTTTTCCAGAGACGCTATTTCTTTTTTCAGGTTAACCTCATCGGGTACCCCCATTTGGAAGGGAAATTTTTTACAAAATGACATTACTCGACAACATATCTAAAGGATATATGTCGAGCGGCAACTAAATATACAACCTCCACTTCTTACAACAGAAAAGCCACTATTAAAAACTCAAATATTAGGAAACCCAAAAATTAAGTCAAATGGGAGAAGATATTTTAATTATGGATTACCGATTTTCAGATCTTATAGACATGCATCATCTCCATAAATTGATGAGTTCATTTTATGAAGCGACCGGGATTCTCTCTGCCATCGTTGATATCGATGGCAATATCTTAAGCGCAGAAGGTTGGCAGGATATCTGCACCAAGTTTCATCGCATCTGCCCGCAGAGCGAGTACAAATGTAAGCAAAGCGACAGCTTCATATCTGACCATTTGCACGAGGGACCTTTCATTGGGTATAGGTGCTTGAACGGACTCATGGATTATAGCACTCCTATTATCGTGGAAGGCCGGCATATGGCTACACTCTTTACCGGGCAGTTGTTGCACGAACATCCCGATGAAGAGTTTTTCCGCCGTCAGGCGAAAGAGTACGGCTTTGACGAAACAGCCTACATTGAGGCACTTCGCCGGGTTCCAATCATCTCTAAAGAACGGGTAGAATTCGTTATGATATTTTACTCACAGCTTGCCCAGCTTCTGGGTGTGATAGGGCTGGAGCGTAAACATCAATTGGAAGCGGCGGATAAGGTCTTAAAAGAACGGGAAGAACGTTTGAGGCTGGTTTTAGAGGAGAGTAACGACGGCTTTTGGGACTATAACGTTGAGACTGGGGAGGTTTACTACAGCCCGGGCTGGATTAAGATGCTTGGTTATTCGCCGGAAGAAATTGAACCGCACAGACGTACATGGGAAGAATTGCTTCACCCCGATGATAAGCCTAATGTAATGAAGGTGCTCAACGAGCATTTAGAAAGACAAACGACGCGATATGAAGTCGAACAACGCCTGTTGGCCAGTTCTGGCGAGTGGAAATGGATACTGGCTCGCGGTGAGGTTGTAGCGAGGGACAAACACGGCAGGCCACTACGTATGGTCGGTACACACACCGATATAACTGAACGAAAGCAGTCAGAGGCAGCATTGCGGGAAAGCGAAGAACGCTATTGTTTGTTATTTAACAACAGTATCGATGCAGTCCTTCTTGCCGATCCTGATGGAGTGATCTATGCAACCAACCCCGAAGCCTGCCGTATTTTTAGGAGAACAGAAGATGAACTTTGCCAAGCCGGTATAGACGCCATTATTGATACAGCTGATCCCAGACATACCGCTGCT encodes:
- a CDS encoding efflux RND transporter permease subunit — encoded protein: MKITDVSVERPLAITMLILALVVLGLFSLPRLAVDLFPNMELPVAAIVTSYEGAAPAEVEKLITKPIESSVATVSNVTELRSISQFGRSMVIVIFDWGTSVDNSVNDLRDKVEMIKGSLPSDAGSPMTLKMDPNNMPIIMLSVEGKDLVRLKTVAEDTIKPRLERISGVASATINGGKEREIKIQLDRAKMESYGLSVSQVVQNIAGDNIAGSAGTVDSGSSEMTIRVLGEYNTPESLKNIRISLSGTGNTIALGDIATIEDSFKDETTYTSTNGEPSLGIDVMKASDGNTVQVARKVHEEVNELNKVLPAGMKIETVMDQSTFIQSSIDGVTHHGLLGGIFAMIVLYFFLRNIRSTLVVMIVIPISIIATFAMLYFGKQTINMMSLGGLMLGLGSLVDFSVVVLESIYRYRQNGFGIIEAAKLGSAEVGSAVTASAMCQVLVFMPIVFVEGLAGILFKPLALTVSFSHIAALFAALTLVPMLSSKLLQSVPPPEAVFEGKSKNPAVHFGRLLHRLNERYGKLLRWALDHRKRVVGLVVLALALSLAATPLIGTEFIPNMDQGELTVDVKLPAGTKLEETKQFAENIEDLIRHEISDVDHIFATVGGGGAYSMSSGGSREASLQVKLKPLDERRITTTEAAEQLRRILAKVPGAEINVTTGSAMSTGSAIDISIRGDDLEVLEELGDQVLNIVKETAGTRNAVNSLADASYELQVVVDREQAARYGLSASQVLSAVRNSFDGQVVSRMRTGDNEVDIRLETTDSLTATSDTLANLTIVSPTGARVPVTSVAQIVTDKAPQQISRYTQNREVSITADIAGRDLGSINAEIQAKLDNLAVPEGYLVEFGGQAEDMAESFGSLGLALLLAIVLVYMFMVAQFESLFQPFIIMFALPPTFVGVVLGLGLTGHHLSVPALIGAIMLVGIVLNNSIVLVDYINTLRKKGYDLREAILEAGPVRLRPILMTALTTILALLPLAFGTGEGSEGQAPMAVVVAFGLTLSTLITLVFVPVVYTIFDDWGKKISQRLSRKANAQVTS
- a CDS encoding PocR ligand-binding domain-containing protein, with translation MDYRFSDLIDMHHLHKLMSSFYEATGILSAIVDIDGNILSAEGWQDICTKFHRICPQSEYKCKQSDSFISDHLHEGPFIGYRCLNGLMDYSTPIIVEGRHMATLFTGQLLHEHPDEEFFRRQAKEYGFDETAYIEALRRVPIISKERVEFVMIFYSQLAQLLGVIGLERKHQLEAADKVLKEREERLRLVLEESNDGFWDYNVETGEVYYSPGWIKMLGYSPEEIEPHRRTWEELLHPDDKPNVMKVLNEHLERQTTRYEVEQRLLASSGEWKWILARGEVVARDKHGRPLRMVGTHTDITERKQSEAALRESEERYCLLFNNSIDAVLLADPDGVIYATNPEACRIFRRTEDELCQAGIDAIIDTADPRHTAALQERIRTGKFRGELTFIRKDGSKFTGELSSAVFKDKDGLDKSSMIIRDITERKQFEKEMARLDRMELVGKMAAGIGHEIRNPMTTVRGFLQILARKQDCSHYQDFYNLMISELDRANSIITEFLSLAKNKKVELKPQNLNRIVDALFPLISADSMLADKYIEIELGDIPDLAIDEKEIRQLILNLVRNGIEAMSPGGKLTIKTLQDGDQVVLSIQDQGNGIKPDVLEKLGTPFFSTKDSGTGLGLAVCYSIANRHNAYMKVETGPGGTTFSVRFTQDRLEHLDNN